TAGGTTAGAAGGTTTTCCTCACAAAGCTGCATGCGGTCCAGGGGCGCACACGGTAATGATATTTCACTTGCTATTGTGTGTAATAGGTTTATTTGTTAatactgtgtttctgtgatttcGTTTGAGCAACGGACACAGCACATtaacatttgtagtttttttcaagtgtttgatgatcagagaggagagaataaaatcaaaagacaTCAGTATGATTCGTGGCCAGCCTTGCCAGACGCAAGAATGGTCCTCAGGATGAAAGAAGTCAATCCAGCCACTCGTGCCAAAGCCAGGAGGGAGGACAAAAAATCCCATGCAAGATGCTACCTGGGATGTTGTAGCCCTGCCAGATGCAAAGGCTATCTTAGGCTGTTTGCACAGCCAGATGCATAGGCCAGCCCTCAGTCTTaatcatatataaaatataaaaatcactCAAAATAAGCAAAGATGGCCCCAGTGTAAGGCGCTACCTGAATGAGAATCAGAATGGAAAAGaagatcaaatataaaaatatgaagtatAAAGAATTTTATGTAGAAGATGATGGGCGTTAATGTACCTGGGTTTTTACCCTCAGTCAGTCTGAGTCGCTGTCATCCAGCGGCACCGTCGCCTCTTAGGAGACGGCTTCTCCCCCTGGTTGAGGGAAACACAGGAGAGGGTGGTCTGCTGCTCTCCTCCGCCTGCGGAAAAGCAGGAGCAGGAGTAGGAGCAGGAACAGGGGCAAGGGCGGGAGCAGGAGGAAATGTAGGAGCAGAAGCAGGAGCAGGAGTAGGAGCAGGAACAGGGGCAAGGGCGGGAGCAGGAGGAAATgtaggagcaggagcaggagcggGAGCGggagcagaagcagaagcagaagcagaagcaggagcaggagcaggagcggGAGCAGAAGCAGGAGcaagagcaggagcaggagcggGAGCAGAAGCAGGAGCAAGAGGCAatgcaggagcaggagcaggagtgGGAGCAGGAGGAAAAGCAGGAGCAGCATGAGCATGAGGAAATGCAGGAGCAGCATGAGGAAATGCATAACGGTTGGCAAAAGGATAAGTATAAGGAGCAGGGTATGGAGCAGGGTAGGGAGAAGGGTAAGGAGAAAGGTATGGAGCAGGGTAGGGAGCAAGGAAGGGAGCAGGGTAGGGAGCAAGGAAGGGAGCAGGGAAGGGGGCAAGGAAGGGAAGAGGATAGAAAGCAGCATTGGGAGCAGGGAAAAGAGCTCCCAAAGAGAAAGCAGGATCTTGCTGTTGCTGTGGTATCCCATTGCGCCGTGGTGGGACCTGCCCGACAGGAAGAGTGGGGGGCCTGGGCCTCTCGGCTTCTCTGTCAGCAGCAGGCACCACGTGAGGCATTGGGATGACCTGCTGCACTGGACGTGAGGGATTCACTGGTCAAAAGAGGTTTATTGAGGAGACAAGAaggataaaaaaacacaaaaaaaaacaaggttaaaCAAGAGGCTTATTATTACATTTCAGACCATGTAAATCAGGTCTAATCCCATGTAcctaaaataaatttgaattatGAAGGACACATGAGCATCACTTTGATTACAAGGAGCTGGCCTCCAGTTACACACTTTTATGCACAGCTCTGCTTAGATGAGCTGCACCAGGATTTAAAGTCTAACACCCAGAGCCATACCTCACAGCCTTTTAAGACTAATACAAGGAAAACTGATCCATAATACAatgggagaaaacaaaaaggtgggACAGGATTCAggatttatttaattcttatCAAATGAAGCTTGTCTGACCCCTAATAAGTCTTTCTGTGAACATACACTGGACAcagtgctttcttttctttcaatgAGTATGAGATATAAAGATGTACATGTTCATATTAATGAATTTCCTCAGGAGGAGAAAGTTTCTTTCACCCCATAGAATTCCCCCCTAAGCTAGATGAAACTGATCTTAAAACAACTTAAAGTgaataactttaaaataacttcCCAAATGTAAGTTTGATAATATTGAATATGTGACTGGTgtacaatgaaaaataatacttttgtgtgtagtttattttaaaccaTAACAACAAGCTAATTCATTTTCTAATGCAGTATAACAGGCCCTGGTGCTGCACGGTCAAAAGTTCCATCGTCTCCATGGTGCACAGgaagaatatgtttttatttatattccaAAAATGGACCAGTTGCAATCTTATTTCGACTTTAAATTTGTTAAATATGATTCCTcaaattaaaattacattttttttttttacattaatacaCAACTATTTATACATTCATCACATGTCCTGGGGCAATTAGTACACTTTCACCATTTAATTACAAATTTACACCAAAATAATACAGAATATCACCCaacattgttttctttacagGCCAATTCATGTAGTTTTAACATTAATGACTCATCTTtatatttgattattaattaattaatataattaattaaatacaaattaacaaaatgttttctttcagaaagataaatgaatcattttggcGTTAAAAGTTTTCTTACTTTCAGAGTCAGCGAATCTGTCCATCAGGTAACGAAAAGCCATTTCAGCAGGTGGATGTTGCTGTAGCTCTCTCTGAGTGCCTTTCATTCCGCTGGGGGTCAGGATCAGtgtattgttgttgctgtaggtTGTCGTGTGTAGTTTTCCGGATGATCAAGTAGCCAAGATGTCAACTTGCCAACAGAAAGATTTCTCGCCAGGTGTCAACTCGCGTCAAGTTCAAACGATAAATTCTACAGGTCGGCAGGTGTTACGTCACCACGGTCACCTTCTGCGTCATTGACGCacatgcgtgcgtgtgcgtgagCGTAAAATGgctattttttaattttggctatttttttctgaacacattttttaaacacaaaacaagtctCAGTGTCCAAACCCATTCATTTACAGATCATTAACTACTTAGTAATATCAAGAAATAACTGACTAGCCAAATAACCACGCACAGTATAAAATGGAATTTGAAATGATCACCAAGTCAAGAGTTGCCAACTTTTATATTGCAGTTGAGTTGttataaacatgtttctgcttgTACTGACTGTAAAGTTATTAGCTTTGTTCTAGATATTCAAagatgttgtcattgttatttaTATTGTAAACTTCTCTAGAGTTAATCAGTCATTCCATAATATATGAAAGATTAGATCACTCAGGTTTTGTGTTGGAAGTCGCCTGCAGCCAACATGCATGTTGATGTTGGCAATGATTAAATAGACACAAAGGGGAAGGAACATGAAcaatatgaacaaaataaagtttcagACAGAAAGAATTTTGAAATATGGTAAATGGACAGTACTTATATAtttcctttctagtcttccaaccactcaaagcacttttacactacatatcttatCCAGTCAttctcacacattcatacactgatggtacTGggtgccatgcaaggtgccaacttcTTGAACTgcagatcatctgattagtggaacacctgctctacctcctaaGCCAGAGCCGCCCATATATATCACAAATATTTCATGAAGTCACTTATGTATCATTAACTGATTTCAACCCCCGACTCTGATCCAGTATTTTTGAGTCCTTTTGAGTCTTATCTGGCACGTCCTGGTACCATTTATGAGAAAATTCACTCTGAGTCGACATGAAAATCTGACCACTGAAGCCATGGTGtgatcacaaacaaaacataatgacatTCCTTaatcttcaaaaacaaacaaacaaacaaacaaaacagttggCTTTGTCTCaaagaaaatagtttaaaaaaaaagactatttgtTTAACACCACAGGAAAATTAGTTCATCACAGTGCTTACATAAGGTTTTATGAAAATACTGCCTTAATAATATTAAGATGCATTAGTAAGGTAATCATGGATAAAAGCCTCAGTATTTCAAATGTTGGATGTGAATATTCCATAAAtgcatatgtttaaaaaattgaTTTAACTTTTAATCACTCATATATCAAATAGGCCTGGCGAGGGTCTAAAAATGAGAATCTCAGTGAATTTCAGTGCTAAAAGATGCGTAATCCTCCAAATATGGTAAACTGGATCTACCTTAAATCATAGAGAAATTATTAAAGGAGTATGGTGGATTGAGTGAACATATTCACAATTTTATCAACCGGTAACAACACTGGGACAACTATTAACAAAATGACCTCAGTTGAAATAACATGATGCCTCTCTTTTAGTTCTGTTGTACAAATGCAAATGATAAAAGTTCAGCTTTGTCCATTATATTTGGGAtctgactgatgtgtgtgtgcttggtgaAAAtcagcaataataaataatgacaacCTGAATCATGATGGTCATGTTACAACCAGAGCGTTCCTGTTTCTTCATTATTCCCCTTTTAACATAGGGTAGAACTAAAGAACAAGAATTATAGATTATAGATGATTATTATAACTTTCTTCCAGTAttaacctttttcacagcagtcatttgacatgaaataggttcaacaggtgtttccaatgatgctTTCCAATGAGCcgacatgcaccacagcagcaccctgattCTTTCACCTGAATGGAATGTAACCTTAGTGTCATTGGTAACGtctttcatttcatgtctgaatggctgctgtgaaaaaggcttATTGTCAGCAGTGTTATTAGTGAACAGGCCATATTATTACCTGAAGTCATGTTCGATCACTCTTAAATGGCTCCTCTGAACCACTGAATTATTTGTATGTATGGAATACATTGTTAGctatgttttctcatttttttgtaGTGATTAGGCATTCTCTAAATACTAATTAATTTTTTTGAACACACCCAGTAAAACCACTAGATGGCAACCTGCATCAAGAATAAGGGCGTGAAACAGTGCAAGCCTCCTGGCTGTGTGTCTGGACCAGGAGTTGATGACACCTGGAGGTCTCCGTCCTCATAAATGCCAGCGAGAGTCATTAAATGCTGATCATGGTGTACAACTTGACTTACTATACATGTACCATTCTGGTTCATTAAGATGCTTCAGTGCTGAATTATGATAAAGTTACAAGAGAAGAAATCTACTGAGTTTCTGGTGGTTCAATAATTTGAAAAACAGTCCACAGACAGGGtcagaaatataatatagtacaataaaagttttttaattaaagccaCTTTGTGTTggacataaaaatatatcttgaGCACCCCTCAGTAGTTTTATTCAAAAGAGAAACATAAAGACTGCATCTATTTTCTATGGGAGTGTTATATATCTTCATTTGAATGATGgttttgatattaaaacaaCACGATGTTGGCTGTGAAATCCAAATGACGTGTTATTTATATACTTTACATTTAGTCTTGCTAGAAGACATGACAGCTCAGTGTCTGTTACAAACAGGTGTGTTCACCTAAGACCCTAAAGCAGGAGTAACATTTATGGCCTATAAAAAGTTCAGAAAGTCAGTGCTCACATTAGCCTGGTAAGAGTAGCATGAAGGTATGACGACAACACAAAAGTTTTctattcagtgtgtttgtcttttgcGTTATGTGGTTATCTAGAAATCAGACAGTGAAAGCTGCATTACAGTGCAGATCAGAGAGCAATAACTTTGGGGACCTGCGGGGGAAATGAAAGTGCTGGGTGGTGCATCTCAGCTTTGATTGACTGTAGCttagaaaaacattgtttttggcCAAACTCTCAGGCGTCTATTTGTTCAGGGCTGGGCAGCAGGGAACTGTACCTCCAAGGATACACAAGATTTTCAAATATCATCCTCCTAAATTTCCCTCAAATACCTCAGTGAACTGCTGGCTTAACAAAGGCTTTATGGTCACTTTATTGCTTTGCGTTTGCTGAATAACTTCATGATACATCTGCCACTTCCCCCCACCCTGAGTCACACATGGATAATATGTTTCTGAATCATGAATACTGTGTGCATATCATGCTTCTATCTGATATTTTAAGCCAGATATCATCAATTTCAAATGCAAAGCCACTGCTTTTAACTGCCCGAAACTGCGTCACACTCAAACCCCCCCCACTCTGACCCCACATCTGGCCACCCCAGTGAAAAACATGACGGAGCATGATGCAGTCACAATGCAAATATGACTCAGGCTACGGTAACCCTAATGCTAACAATTTTTTTTGAATGTATTGCATGTGTAATATTATCATATTTCTGCTATTGCATGTCTGTTGTCAACACTGTAACATCTGATGAGAAAGAGCATCAGATTCATGATGTGTTAATATCGCTGAATATCACTTGCAGGCTGGATTTCATAACTAATGGAGATGTTGCGGTTGACCTTACAGATCTGTGTTTGATTGAATTCCCCTGTGAGATGAAGGGAAAGCCAGTCACCTTGAGGTACTGagataacacacatacactgcctCAAAACAATGTTTGAAATCAGAGCTGTGGATGTTTGACTACATGGCAATGCTTGTTAAGCATTTATCGTCATTTTCTatctgtttgtagtttgtgtgcCCTGCTGAGGACCAGCAGCATAatgatttgtctttgtttgattgATCACGTTTGTTTGACCAATTGAAGAAGTATTATGCATCCAAGAAGGAAATGTTtgtgagaaatgaatgaaacagcaaGGACACAGTCAATGTACTATGAAAAGCATACTGCTTTGTTGTGTCGTCATTTGATGACCTtggaatgaataaataaaccatgATGACTACTCACTACTTTTCTAGAGTGCACACTGCACAACATGcagcactttgtgttttgttgttaattagtaaataaatgtttctccCTTGGGGTCATGTAACCACCAACTTAACATTGTGTTTATGAAAATATTTGAGATGAAGCAAATAATATTTGCTCATTCCCCTGAAAACCAAGCAAATTATTACCATTGTTTGGTTGACTGGGCTGGAAAACACCTGCTCAGTCAGTAGAAAGTCATAGCTCAGAATTAAAGCCCCTCACACATGTAGTACTTCAATAAAAGTGTTTTGACTAATGTTGCCTGATTAGACCTCTTCGGAGTGTGTGGGCGTATACAGACTGAATGACTGACAGCTACATCACTCTCCTGTTGGTGTGCTGCACGTGTGGTGACAGACATCATGTAATTCCCATCATGCCTCCATCTGACTGGAGGTCTAGTTAGCCAAAGTCATtgtctgtgtgagtgaaaaaaaagaagttgagTGGCTTGATGTTTGGAAGGATCCTTTACTTGGATGGTTGAGTGTGCAGGTGTCAGCTCCAACAGTAAAAAACAGTGTGCCAATGAGTTCAAGCCTACATAATCTAGTGGATTGGTAGAACTTGGGTCAGTGCCAGAATGTGTATTCATCTGCAGTGTGAGCCTCTGCAACAAAGATCCACcattcacatctttctctctctcacactcaatTGTGCAATGTGTCACCCTGATGCTCTCGCCtgtgtgcacactcacacagggaTCAGACACAGGCTGAATTTGATCTGGGGGCAAATAGAGGTAGGCCAGAGTCTGTCACCATGGTCCCACTAGCACTACCTTACAGTATTACAGCACTGTCTGTCAATCAGATTACACTGCTGTCATTacagaaaacagatattttttgttgttgttgtatgtgtCTCAAATTACgtttgcagtaaaaaaaataatgctgtCATTATGTTGGATTTGGCCAAACCATTACCTGAAGATAAAGAACTGTAATCGCCCTGGCACTAAAGCCTAAGTTAACTTTGGAGTGTTCAGATAGCTTATTGTGAGGGAATTGTGAGCCACACAATGCATTTTATCAGACTGGTGGGAAATAAGCCAAGAAAGCTGGGCCATAATGTCCAGCCTGTTTTCCCTTCGTTTCAGGAGTACTCTGATCAGCTGCATTGAAAGTGGCAGTAAGATCGAATAGCCCTTAAATTTGGGGAGTCCTTAAAAGTATAAAGGAAGCTCTTAACTACATTTGTGGTGGCAGGTGGTAAGACTGATTGTGGAGAGAGCTGAGGCCAGATTGGAGTGATCAAACTAGACATAAATCCAATGAGGAGTGACACAGTTATGGATACTGTCACAGACTGAGAAAGCACGGTATATGGATAATCTAGTCCCATACTGGGTGTGAATATAGGCCTGAAAGCTGCATTAATAGATTTCATTGGTCACATGGGGACAGCGGAACAAGtagaaaacacaatataaaaattaTAGCTAATGACTGAGCAAGCTGTCAAACATGGAgcaacagtgtttgtgtttaactgATGATCTGTTGGAAAgttggtctctaccaactcaTGAGAAAATCTTTCTTAAGCTGCCAAATGccccactgtgttcaccagctagtttctaactgtctgtctgctgccttTTCACAGAAACCTGCTGCCTGCTCATGCTTGTGGTCCTCCAGAGTCTATGATCAGAACTGTATTGATTATTCATAGCACACATAGAATGGCATCATTGGCAGAGTGACATACAGCTTCTACAcactgtaaatgtaatgaatataataaattGTGAATGTCTGTAAAGACGATGTAAGTTTCAGTTTTGGTTTGTAGTTACAGTATGAAGGACTCAGACTCATCCTTCATGCAGCAATGTATGGTCGAACCACACATTTCTACCCGTCCACTACACTCTGCTGATCCCGGTCAGCTTGCTACTCCCTCACAATCACCCAGGTACTCCTCAACATAAATGACCACTGTTTGGTGTCCTGGCTCCTCAATGGTCCCCAGCTCCATATGGCATCAGGACAGCAGAAACTCTACACAACTTCTGTCACAGACTGCAAACTCACCTGCTCAGACTACACCGTGTATTGTTCTAAATGAACTCTAAGCAATGTAGCATATCAGATGTTTGGATGATTCTTGCATTTGTTGGGTTGTATGCTTATTGTAAGTTGTTTTGGATGACAGTATCAGTTAAATGAAcatcatgtaatgtaataagaCTTTGTACAATATACCATACCAATAATACCAATAATATGTTTGTTACAACATAAGAGTCCATAGTTAGGAACATGGTCTGTAAGCATTGATATTAAAGCTGTCTGTaacatcagctgtttggatGACAGCTGCCAATTGAACATCAGCAGCTGTGATTCACACCAgcctttattaaaaaaatgtttgtacagGTATGAGCCAGCAATGACTTAGTCTGAACAGATTACAACACAGATTCCCTCGAGGTGTCTGGATTCAGTTCggatttagcttttttttttttttgagtgttgAGCACTGAAATGAGATATATCTGTCAATCATTTAACATTAACCTTTTCCTAAAATGCTaattctttgaaaaaaaacaaaacatggtttTGACTATTCTGAAAGTTCAACAAATGATGTCTGTGTCCTTTTGATGAGTCACAGTGTTTGAACAAATCCAGCtgggaagaaaaacatttcttcatgatgatgattttattgATCTAACAGAAGTTGGCTCTTCCCTGAGCGAGGTACTAGTTCTACACTTAAGAAGTGATAGAaatcatgtgtgtttgtaaatgtaaaaaagatgAGCTGAAGAGTGATTTGAGGGAAGAAGTTAGAAGGTGAAACTGGAGCACGCAGGAAGTTCCTCGCAATGTCTGGCGCTTTCATAACCAATGTCAGCAGTGAGATTAATGTAAAGCCTCCTGTTAGGCAAATATCAAGGGTACAGACAGGACTGTTTAGAAGAGCTGGAGCACCCACAGGGTCAGACTGATTGATCACTCCGACACCCAAAGGTCAGCACTGCTAGGGTTCTCCTACCTCTGATGCAGCCTGAAGGCCTCAGCAGCCACTACACTTTGGATTTTCTCCACTTTCCTGAAAACATTTAGCATTTTCTCTTCTTGAGAACATTTGTCAGGGACGGAGAGTTAATGTCTGCTCTCCTTGGCAGCTTGCTGGCTTGCTTTGGCTTTTGCAGGTATTGATGACAGAGCAAATGA
This genomic stretch from Larimichthys crocea isolate SSNF chromosome III, L_crocea_2.0, whole genome shotgun sequence harbors:
- the LOC113744469 gene encoding vegetative cell wall protein gp1-like, whose protein sequence is MKGTQRELQQHPPAEMAFRYLMDRFADSEMNPSRPVQQVIPMPHVVPAADREAERPRPPTLPVGQVPPRRNGIPQQQQDPAFSLGALFPAPNAAFYPLPFLAPFPAPFLAPYPAPFLAPYPAPYLSPYPSPYPAPYPAPYTYPFANRYAFPHAAPAFPHAHAAPAFPPAPTPAPAPALPLAPASAPAPAPALAPASAPAPAPAPASASASASAPAPAPAPAPTFPPAPALAPVPAPTPAPASAPTFPPAPALAPVPAPTPAPAFPQAEESSRPPSPVFPSTRGRSRLLRGDGAAG